A segment of the Corythoichthys intestinalis isolate RoL2023-P3 chromosome 16, ASM3026506v1, whole genome shotgun sequence genome:
caaaggtttgaattgaacggtgtaggctcaaccaatacacataaaagtaagtataaggggccgtttacatgatgactctccgagaagacgaaaaatttcatgtttgcatctatattccgtctccattcgaccaatgttgcaattccgcatcaaaacaatgtagtattcatgccaggccctagggggcagtgcaaatttacaaggtgacagcgaatgattTACTTTGACCCCAGcaacctcctcagcctggaagacaacatgcccgcccactccaggcaatggcatttttcttttgctccaaaaggtacaaaaatggaaacattcaacatatttcaattaaaaatattattaaaacagtaaattaaagccgccaTTCGCCGTTTGCTGTTTTTAGTAGCACCACAACGCACGCCCAAtatgacgtgtgcgagtgctggcGTTATCGGCACGGAAGCGTTCCATTTATATGGATGCAGGGCAAGCCCCCACAatcgaatccttccactttgaGGCAGGATTTCCAGTTTTGAGTCTTTCCCTTCAGTCTTTGCCATCACCATACgaacgcgaggccactccgcaacacagtcattgcgtcttggtgtcgcagagtcgccatgtaaactgcccctaagtcaatgcagatttattttgaattgatcATTaagaatgtcctgtccccagcaaaaagtgtacatgcaggttatgccaaatcgtccctaccaatgttgagaccaaacctacgcccttgagagATACAGTAACTGGCTCGGTATATCGGTATGTCCAcctcagttctgagatcaattgCTCCAGCCTACCCAGTGTTTGTAGGTTTTCCGTactctgcgtgggtttccttttggttgcctggcacggccagactgttctccctgtatttttcaaacgctgtgagaatagtctgggactgaGCTCattattggcctctcgagcaggaacgaaatcatccgtccaatgagattcgtttatttgcgtgacgtgtcttaacgagcaacgtcactcttgcgcgttggAAGTTGTCTccaaaacaacacagatggcgaatgggagagccgagaatatgttccaatctgcggtaaattcagttttaaatgaccaaaacacATAGTCGCTATAACCAACAGTCTGGGTCgccctagccatgttgaataaacctcTCCGTTCACTATCCTTGTATGTTTATTCCCTCGCacgagtttcttgtcgctttatcaACAGCACGTCCGCCTGTCGCTGAttagtccactccgctgtctgtttgctgtggcttgttcccccctgggaatttgatccaccgaacagtcgccagactctatagctggaacagtggtgagtctggtgtaccaggcaatccTTTTGGTACATTGTCGTCTGAACCCTCTTAAATTGTCCCTACGTGTGAGTGTGAAAGTTTGATGCCTtctaaacacaaacaaaaacacttttcatTTCAACTGTACTTTTATTTCAATTAATGGCACAGCATACATTTGATTTCctggaaaatcacacaaatctTGGAAATATCCCTGTCTCCTAAAGCATTGCGtttcaaagaaaaagttttccCCTGTACCCATCATAGTTTATatataaaaacatatatttaaaaaagcccAGCATTCTTCTGAGACCACACTTAATGGTAATTTCATTTGgttataaatgcattttcaaTTCAGTACCGTAGAGTTGTGTATGAATAAGCAAATAAGTACATTGTGTATTTTGTAATCAATGAAGTGGGGAAAATGCCAGCTCACCAAAGCAGAAAGTCAGGAGCTAGTAAagcgaaaacatttttgaaaaaatttaataataaaatcaCGTTCTTCTGCATAAAACAAAACATGCTTTCATAGCTGATTTGTTGTAGACTTTACTTTTTCTTTCCCGACACCAACGCGCCAAACTCCTGGATTGTTAGCTGTTTGTTCATGTATTGCTGAAGCTGATGATTTGTGATGTGCCCGAGACTTAAAGCATCATCAATGGAGAATTTTTTCCCTGATTTCCTATCATGTAGAACAGATGATTCTCCCTTGGGGCCCTTGACTGTGATTTCCTCCCAGTCACATTCCTGGCTTTGCAGGTTGACAAACATATTCCAGTCGATCAGCCCCAGCTTAAAGGCCTCCTCCGGCCGCATTTCTTTCCCTGTGTCTGGGTCGATGACAACAATAGATCTTCGCAGATGGCTCTCTCTTTGTTCTCTCTTCATTCTAACAACCGAAAGATTCTTTTGCAGCTTCTCTATCTCCTCATCCTTTTTGATGGTGATGCCCCTGAGCTCCGCGAGTTCTCTCTGTAGAGATTCAAGCCTCAACTCCAGGTTCCTTCCGTCCTCTCTTGGCGAAGACTCGGTGATAAGCTGAGTTTCTTTGCTGGTGATCTCAATCTCCGAACGAAGCTTCCGAATTTCATTTTGCAGCCTCTGGTTTTCGTGCTGCAAGCGACTACTTTCGTCTCGgatgtagtccagctctttactTGACTTGGTGTTGGAAAACTCCATCTCAGACAGCCTGGAAGTGACCGTTACCAACTCTTGGTCGAGGTCTCTCTTtcgtcttttttcttcttccaggGTCCTCTTCAAGTTCTCAATCTCTAGCTCAGCCTCCGGATCCTTCTCAACCTGGACCTTCTCAGTGCGAACGATTCTTTCTTTCACGTCCATCTTCTCCAAGGTAACCTGCTGTTGCATCAGCGCATTCATTTCTTTCTCAAGAAGGATGCGTTTGTGCCTCTCTTCGTCCAACTGCAGTTTGAGAATAGAGTGTTCCTTCTCTTGTTGGGGATCCTGCTGCAGGACTACCTTTTGCTTAACGGTCACCTTCTCACGATTCTCTTTGTCGCTCATCTCCAGCTCAGTAAGTCTGACCCGAAGTCTTTGGATCTCCAATTCAGCTTCACGTCTTGCCCTGCGTTCACGCTCAAGTTCTTCCAGCTGCATTTCCAAGTCGGCCTTCAGTCTCTGCAGTTGATAGAGCTCTGCTTTCAGACTATCCTTCTGTCTCTGTTCATTGTTAATGTTCTGTAAGAAGGTTTCACACTCTGATCGGAGCATGGCGTCCTCTTCCATCTTGACCACTTCCTGCTGGACAAACTTCTCACGGACCTGAGACAGATCTATCTTCCTCAGTCTGATCTTTTCCTCTTGGGATGACCTTTCTCTCTCGAGTTCCAGACGTTTAGACTGTTCGTCAGCCAGTTTTCTTTTCAGGATCTCCACCTCCTCCTTAGTTTTTGGATCCTCTCTGTACTGAAGCACTTCGTTGACAACTTCTTTGGTCTGCACTTGAGGTTTCATGTCTTTCCATCTTTGGATTTCGTCATTGAGTTGGCGTATCTCCATCTCGGATTTCTCTGTCTGGTGAGTTTTGTCGACTATTTCGTTGCGGAGTCTCTCTAGTTCTCTTTCAGTCTGCGGGTCCGTCTTGTATTTGATGACCTCTTTAATAATCTCCTTGACCTCCACTAGCGGTCCTCTGTTCTTGAGCATGGTCAACTCATCTTGCAAAGATCTAAGCTGTAGTTCCGCATCCTTATAACGCCTCTGCTGCTCAACAAGTTCAAGTCGGAGGTTGGCCACCTCATTCTCGGCCTTGGGGTCTGGGCGAACAATTTCCCGCATCTTCTCTTGGATCACAACTTTGGACTTCTCTTCCTCTAGACTAGTTATTTTCCTTTGGAGGTCAGTTTTTTCTCGTTGGGATGATCTCCGTTTGGTCTTCTCATCCTCGTATTGCCTCCTAAGGTTTTCGACCTCCCTTTCCAGTGCGACATCTTTCTCGACTTTAAGTACCTCCTTAATGGAAATCTTCTCCTCAGCCATTGATTTTTCCTTTTCCAACCTACGAAGCTTCTCCTGGAGAAATTTCAATTCATCCTCTAATTGCTTCCTTCCGTCACTTTCTTTTTGTCTCCTGCTCATAAGGAGTCTGTATTCCGTTTCAAGTTGAGGGTCGTTTTGCACTTTTATGACCTCCTCTTCtttaataacttcctgctctTTATTCTTCTCTTCAGCCAGGATTGTCACCTGCTTTTGTATCTGAATAAGCTCATTGTCTCGAATTAACTTCTGCCTCCTCAGCTCGTCCAGCTCCTCCCGAAGTTTGCGCATCTCCTCCTCCTGACCGCGATCTCTTTCAATACGGAGAACCTCTTTTACCATGTATTGCTGAGCCCCTTCCTTGACCTCGGTCTCAAGACCACGCAGCTTCAGTTTTAGCACTTCTAGGTCATTTTCTAGAACATGTGTAGTGCGACGTTCCTCTGAAAGCTTCTGTTGAACCTTGTACAATTCCTCATCTAGCTGAGGATCAGGAACTTTTTTGATGAGCTCCTTTTTGACAATGGTATCTTGAGGCTTCTGTCCTTCTAGGACATAAATATCAGTTTGGATGATCTCAATTTCTTTCTCTAGCTGCTCTCTCCTCTGAATCTCATCTTGCAATTGCTTCTTAATTCTCCAAAGCTCCCCTCCTGGGGCAGCAGAATTGACTGACTGGACATTAGTAGACTGGATCAAAGTGATATCTGGTTGCTAAAGAAGAAAGTGTACAGTAATACTTTCAGTACGCTGATTATGTATGTATATGACAGTATTATTTATTGTATGTCATTTCACCTGGTTGAGAAGGCTATGGGTGAACTCGAGATTTTGTAGTCTTTGCTTGTTCACTGCATTCACCTCAGTATATTTGGCTCCAATGGCACCTTCCTGCAAAGGGAGAAATAATATATCATCGAAACCGATATCATGAACAGTGAAGGCAAGTCACTAAATAGCACCGTTTAGCATCCTTACGACAGAATGTAATCTCACGAtaagcagtggtggaatgtGACAAAGTAACAGTACTTTGATACCgtacttgaatacatttttgagtatctgtacttgagtacaaatactgtatgaagtgatacttttacttcactatattttacagcaggtatctgtactttttactccactacttttaaaGTTGTTGCCTGCGTTACACGTTacttagttttttttccctcagtgtgaattgatagttgtgttttcatgcctccggcgcaATCAATAAACCCTGTGCAACTATAACTtcattgagcactagaggcagcgacATGAGTACaaacaagattaggcaggtgaagaaGATACTGACCgataaaaaccaacagtgagagcagcgcGCCTTCAGACAGGTGCTGCACACGCTGTACAGTAGCTTGCAATCTGCCATAAAGCTAAGTTTTGGAGTTTGTCTGCTTGATAAAGttcgtttacagtgcagtcaatgtattgcttgtttgtttctgcacagttttaaatcaACTAAaaaaactgagcagtcaattttctggttcttactttgaatattgactcagctctctgtatgtttgcatatactgtatatatggcggaaaatatagacaaggctgaaaaagcagtttctgctcttgcacccctttttaaaataaactaccGTATTTAAtctgttgtgcttgatagaacaatatttctaCATGCTGCcctagcagtttcatggtgcattaagcccccgaactatttttaattagtcagttttaccctggagacacccgtttacagacacagtgcaaccgcttttgtttcaacccagccataaaaataagataagtaatgatatttattatttgaattgtcatttttagcttagaatcattaattgatgtaaaaaaaaaaaaaattgactcgcatattttaaacttttaaacaaattacatcacaatgaaaaaaatggtgtctgtaaataggtcaccgatatctacctcataactatcgcttaattttgtttattttttgttactgtcatatttttccagatatttcacataataaataatcgatccaaacaaagaaaaattgaaaaaaaaattaaaagggtaaatattaaataaatagaataataataaagaaaatctcgattctttgatgtctgtgatttctgcatgcgacccttgttatattaccgtgtttcacccataaaatcccccaaaagtccagctgtggccattcacggctttgtcttgacactcggtgagacatgc
Coding sequences within it:
- the ppl gene encoding periplakin, with product MKRKSKSSVVTPVKQTVSSTELSSLIEKLQKNADKVEKNIYDVEQNLNKDVSKINEGKQPLYQDDTHKRLQNSLELLVGLDEDAVNAKRLQHPQAEMIGQDMRQLRERVNKLREDHDRIYQLIRTEGVPTINWGNMMDEKLENLSNKGFGQDLPSVENEVEEHNIFHSEVEALAPHISAGGDKEYVSGLQMKYNKLLALSSDRQRHLLSLRDYMQRCTNELYWMDQQADERINYDWSDTNLDYPARQRQYENFIGKCLESKEGTITKLNEDGEKLMAAKHPGSNVVEAHMEAVHADWKEYLNLLICEENHLKHMDEYHKYHKEARDTQDLLKRLDVEVKQKYNPEFKDVYQMEGLIRELDDQSKAMDHFDERVKALQKRGLQVLPLKLRRETIQKPLPVESLCDFDADEGQIVRGNRYTLLRNNGTKWDVKDATGKMYSAPGICFIIPPTDPEAVATADNLAGQQNSVKQKMADSKAALLKRFDDLKKSSGGADKQEQQCRQMMAGLDKVASDLDKQERAIQARLRPPLELKKPLQDSSDRLQDLRDIDIAVHRIEPEKTSKVQEAKNFLVSNSTCASAPHLNSKADEVNKKYDNLEQLLQSAQEKMKNSNQLEASLQNGKALLSNYENRLAREDVAPSDLSSLEKTQRELADIASDLRSKRAVVNETEQNLRLAKSSADQMAIKFQEHCPDIERQEADVQKLNKRFNILNNQIDTRSQSLQRAKMAYNNYHNDYDNMNNWLARIPNYEPSETDDIKQLETKLKNQRNLLSDIARKESDMNNLSKNGRLYQQAIKDYETETEKFRSILDLDDGLVPQTYKRSRLESPALAVKAEEGAIGAKYTEVNAVNKQRLQNLEFTHSLLNQQPDITLIQSTNVQSVNSAAPGGELWRIKKQLQDEIQRREQLEKEIEIIQTDIYVLEGQKPQDTIVKKELIKKVPDPQLDEELYKVQQKLSEERRTTHVLENDLEVLKLKLRGLETEVKEGAQQYMVKEVLRIERDRGQEEEMRKLREELDELRRQKLIRDNELIQIQKQVTILAEEKNKEQEVIKEEEVIKVQNDPQLETEYRLLMSRRQKESDGRKQLEDELKFLQEKLRRLEKEKSMAEEKISIKEVLKVEKDVALEREVENLRRQYEDEKTKRRSSQREKTDLQRKITSLEEEKSKVVIQEKMREIVRPDPKAENEVANLRLELVEQQRRYKDAELQLRSLQDELTMLKNRGPLVEVKEIIKEVIKYKTDPQTERELERLRNEIVDKTHQTEKSEMEIRQLNDEIQRWKDMKPQVQTKEVVNEVLQYREDPKTKEEVEILKRKLADEQSKRLELERERSSQEEKIRLRKIDLSQVREKFVQQEVVKMEEDAMLRSECETFLQNINNEQRQKDSLKAELYQLQRLKADLEMQLEELERERRARREAELEIQRLRVRLTELEMSDKENREKVTVKQKVVLQQDPQQEKEHSILKLQLDEERHKRILLEKEMNALMQQQVTLEKMDVKERIVRTEKVQVEKDPEAELEIENLKRTLEEEKRRKRDLDQELVTVTSRLSEMEFSNTKSSKELDYIRDESSRLQHENQRLQNEIRKLRSEIEITSKETQLITESSPREDGRNLELRLESLQRELAELRGITIKKDEEIEKLQKNLSVVRMKREQRESHLRRSIVVIDPDTGKEMRPEEAFKLGLIDWNMFVNLQSQECDWEEITVKGPKGESSVLHDRKSGKKFSIDDALSLGHITNHQLQQYMNKQLTIQEFGALVSGKKK